One bacterium genomic region harbors:
- a CDS encoding M55 family metallopeptidase — MFKVYISADLEGVNGVVYPSQTEPINEGYKYAQKQQHKELNCIIEALIDAGAGHITLNDAHGSMDNLTLSELNSKVELITGKPKPVSMVTGLDETYNCVIFAGYHSKAGSEKGVLAHTFSTIYKNVKLNDVSVGEIELNAVYAGIKKVPVALLTGDYTACEQAKDSLKTVSTVCVKKAISTTAAICRPEEELFEDLREKTLALVKNSREFGLYIKNPPYKLELDFVDRKMADIAELLPCIERISDSSVLYNSENYEDVYKLLQFLTATLSK; from the coding sequence ATGTTTAAAGTATATATTTCAGCGGACTTAGAAGGCGTTAACGGTGTAGTTTATCCTAGCCAGACCGAGCCAATAAATGAGGGATACAAATATGCTCAAAAACAACAGCATAAGGAACTAAATTGTATAATAGAAGCTCTTATTGATGCGGGAGCAGGCCATATAACATTAAATGATGCCCACGGCAGTATGGATAATTTAACTCTTTCAGAGTTAAATTCAAAGGTTGAACTTATTACAGGCAAGCCAAAACCTGTTTCTATGGTTACTGGGCTGGACGAAACTTATAACTGTGTAATTTTTGCGGGATACCATTCAAAAGCGGGTTCGGAAAAAGGTGTTTTAGCTCATACTTTTTCAACTATTTACAAAAATGTTAAACTCAATGATGTTTCTGTCGGGGAAATAGAGCTTAATGCAGTTTATGCGGGGATAAAGAAAGTGCCTGTCGCTTTATTAACAGGAGATTATACTGCATGTGAACAGGCAAAAGATTCACTTAAAACTGTCTCGACTGTTTGTGTCAAAAAAGCAATTTCTACAACCGCGGCTATTTGTAGACCGGAAGAAGAATTATTTGAAGATTTAAGAGAAAAAACTTTAGCTTTAGTAAAAAATTCGAGGGAATTCGGGTTGTACATCAAAAATCCTCCTTATAAGCTTGAACTTGATTTTGTTGATAGAAAAATGGCTGATATTGCAGAGCTTTTACCTTGTATAGAAAGAATTTCAGATTCATCAGTTCTTTATAATTCCGAAAATTACGAGGATGTTTATAAGCTTTTGCAGTTTTTAACCGCCACTTTGTCAAAATAA
- a CDS encoding LCP family protein: MNNNNNNRKFNNVGSPNFAPKQQKKTTKSPNYALKWTGIAFLVCITIFGLMYLAVNADSIGFPGVSRFIRKSPMAPAFMPFSGKQNILIMGVDSNGKKTDPFKGTRTDSILLVSIDKLGKSVNAVSIPRDSKVFIADGHGVDKINAAHAFGGSDLTIKTIQKTFGVHVDHYVILDFAGVKDFVEALGGVNVNVEKRMHYTDRSGGLYIDLNPGYQLLDAQQAEGYLRFRHDAIGDIGRMRRQQWFVRGVVEKLKSPEVVVKIPAIIQAISKNIQTDMNVYELAGLAAFSKQIDMDNVQTSTLPGKPSNHGYISYWILDPEKTQNIIDRLIYREEPITNGVPLTVTLLYSEKFRDQIPMIEEVLKKEGFDIKYSSYCRNSHTQIVAHTEKAGFNPIIKLKSEIPELKTAQFILDPSTYSGDTDYTIVLAD; the protein is encoded by the coding sequence ATGAATAATAACAACAATAATAGAAAATTTAATAATGTTGGCTCTCCAAATTTTGCACCAAAACAACAAAAAAAGACAACTAAGAGTCCAAATTACGCATTAAAATGGACAGGGATAGCGTTTCTTGTTTGCATTACTATATTCGGATTGATGTATCTGGCGGTAAATGCAGATAGCATAGGATTTCCCGGTGTCAGCAGATTCATTCGGAAATCACCTATGGCTCCGGCTTTTATGCCGTTTAGCGGAAAACAAAATATTCTTATTATGGGTGTAGATTCAAACGGAAAGAAAACAGACCCGTTTAAAGGTACTCGAACAGATTCAATTTTGCTGGTGAGTATAGATAAATTAGGCAAATCAGTTAATGCGGTTTCTATTCCCAGAGACAGCAAAGTTTTTATTGCAGACGGACATGGCGTGGATAAGATAAACGCAGCGCATGCTTTTGGTGGGTCTGATTTAACCATAAAAACAATCCAAAAAACTTTTGGTGTACATGTAGATCACTATGTCATATTGGATTTTGCAGGAGTTAAAGACTTTGTTGAAGCGCTTGGCGGAGTTAACGTAAATGTTGAAAAAAGAATGCATTATACAGACAGAAGCGGCGGCTTATACATTGATTTAAACCCCGGCTATCAACTTCTTGACGCGCAACAGGCTGAAGGTTATTTAAGATTCAGACATGATGCTATCGGCGACATTGGTAGAATGAGAAGACAGCAATGGTTTGTAAGAGGAGTTGTTGAAAAACTCAAATCTCCTGAAGTAGTTGTAAAAATTCCTGCAATTATTCAGGCAATCAGCAAAAACATACAAACAGACATGAATGTTTATGAACTTGCAGGGCTCGCTGCATTTTCCAAACAAATAGATATGGATAATGTCCAAACATCAACTCTCCCCGGAAAACCATCAAACCATGGTTATATAAGTTATTGGATACTTGATCCTGAAAAAACACAAAATATTATTGACAGGCTTATATATAGGGAAGAACCGATAACAAACGGTGTACCGCTTACAGTTACACTGCTTTATTCTGAAAAATTCAGAGATCAAATCCCTATGATAGAAGAAGTGCTTAAAAAAGAAGGCTTTGATATTAAATATTCTTCTTATTGCAGAAATTCACACACACAAATCGTTGCTCATACAGAAAAAGCAGGATTTAATCCGATAATAAAATTGAAATCAGAAATTCCTGAGTTAAAAACAGCACAGTTTATTCTGGATCCAAGCACTTATTCAGGAGATACAGATTATACAATTGTTTTAGCCGATTAA